A stretch of Vigna angularis cultivar LongXiaoDou No.4 chromosome 4, ASM1680809v1, whole genome shotgun sequence DNA encodes these proteins:
- the LOC108330460 gene encoding uncharacterized protein LOC108330460 — MADIPPASFPVLTDKNWNRWSAQMKVLFHYQGVSAIVEERGCEPDLGGIEEQKEELRRKDDKALFIIHQCVDDVHFEKIQNAATTREAWGCGETTTNLMLIEKIMRSLPQKCDHIVVAIEESRDLEKLKVEELQSSLEAHEMRMSERNPIKLNEQALKVQHSKRKGKWKKESSSAEEPDERSDSVEKKNPEKSSKKKDGRNIECFNCHKFGHFAYECFSGKGKKKNKFQSKEAHLAQEESDSKPLILMAMTTTEGMKSFDKGWYLDSGCSNHMTCNRE, encoded by the exons ATGGCTGATATTCCTCCCGCAAGCTTTCCTGTTCTCACAGATAAAAATTGGAACAGGTGGAGTGCACAGATGAAGGTATTGTTTCACTATCAAGGTGTCAGTGCGATTGTGGAAGAGAGGGGATGTGAACCTGATCTTGGTGGCATAGAGGAACAAAAGGAGGAGCTTAGGAGGAAAGATGATAAAGCTCTGTTTATCATCCATCAATGTGTGGACGACGTGCATTTTGAAAAGATTCAGAATGCAGCCACAACAAGAGAGGCTTGGG GTTGTGGAGAAACGACTACAAACCTTATGTTGATTGAGAAAATCATGAGATCACTACCACAGAAGTGTGATCACATTGTGGTAGCAATCGAAGAGTCAAGAGACCTGGAAAAACTCAAGGTAGAAGAACTCCAAAGCTCATTAGAGGCGCATGAGATGAGAATGAGTGAAAGAAATCCTATTAAACTCAACGAGCAGGCGCTGAAAGTTCAACATTCTAAGA gaaaaggaaaatggaagaaagaaaGTAGCAGTGCAGAAGAACCAGATGAAAGATCTGATTCTGTAGAAAAGAAGAATCCTGAGAAGAGCTCgaagaagaaagatggaagaaacaTTGAGTGTTTTAACTGCCATAAATTCGGGCACTTTGCATATGAATGCTTCTCAGggaaagggaagaaaaagaataagttTCAAAGCAAAGAGGCTCATCTTGCACAGGAAGAATCAGATTCAAAGCCACTAATCCTGATGGCAATGACAACTACTGAAGGTATGAAGTCATTTGATAAAGGTTGGTATCTTGACTCAGGTTGCTCGAATCACATGACGTGCAATAGAGAGTAG